In one Silene latifolia isolate original U9 population chromosome 10, ASM4854445v1, whole genome shotgun sequence genomic region, the following are encoded:
- the LOC141607480 gene encoding uncharacterized protein LOC141607480, which yields MNPGRLSPTINNLMIDKIQGAIQHWSCNFLSYAGKLQLINAVVFGLENFWCSALLLPLYVTRMVNKLCKDFFWGIIAGQRNMSYKSWNSICAPWGEGGFNVKELLSWNKALLSKWVWQLTTHRDCLWDSWSLTYNLKGKSIWEGHALTCHGESWRDIIKVKDALLELAGSKNAAFFMLNSCVSHGKFMVGRAYSLFRQCRPKLRWTIPLRSDSILPKHRICVIGRAEDDLLSLTTSTGGVLCSSIDVAFVWLLKSLIDICFSDAPSLNSWRNILSGCSVAGMVYAIWEERNNRLFGGIQATPEMVASKLQSILKIRLSDNQHPRIRQWLDFTN from the exons ATGAATCCTGGTAGACTCTctcccacaataaacaacctgaTGATTGATAAAATCCAAGGCGCAATTCAACATTGGTCTTGTAATTTTTTGTCTTACGCGGGGAAGTTACAACTTATTAATGCTGTGGTCTTTGGTCTTGAAAATTTTTGGTGTTCTGCTCTTCTTCTCCCCCTTTATGTTACTAGAATGGTTAATAAATTATGCAAGGATTTTTTCTGGGGCATAATTGCGGGTCAGAGAAACATGAGCTACAAGAGCTGGAACTCTATTTGTGCGCCTTGGGGCGAAGGCGGCTTCAACGTCAAAGAGCTTCTTAGCTGGAATAAAGCACTCCTCAGTAAATGGGTATGGCAGCTTACCACGCACCGTGATTGTCTTTGGGATTCTTGGAGTCTCACCTATAATCTTAAAGGCAAGTCTATCTGGGAAGGTCACGCTCTCACTTGTCATGGTGAGAGTTGGAGGGATATTATTAAAGTCAAGGACGCACTCCTTGAGCTAGCTGGCTCCAAGAACGCTGCTTTTTTTATGCTCAATTCATGCGTTTCCCACGGCAAGTTCATGGTGGGTCGGGCTTATAGCCTCTTCCGACAATGCAGACCTAAGCTCAGATGGACTATCCCCCTTCGGTCTGACAGCATCCTTCCAAAACATCGCATTTGCGTTATCGGCCGTGCGGAAGACGACTTGCTATCGTTGACAACATCAACAGGCGGGGTCTTATGCTCGTCAATAGATGTTGCCTTTGTATGGTTGCTCAAGAGTCTCATCGACATTTGTTTTTCAGATGCTCCTTCTCTCAACAG TTGGAGGAATATACTATCGGGTTGTAGTGTCGCGGGTATGGTCTACGCCATCTGGGAGGAGAGAAACAATCGTCTTTTTGGAGGAATACAAGCTACGCCGGAGATGGTCGCATCTAAGCTTCAAAGTATTTTGAAAATCCGCCTTTCTGATAACCAGCACCCTCGGATTAGACAGTGGTTAGACTTTACAAATTAA